From Coffea arabica cultivar ET-39 chromosome 2e, Coffea Arabica ET-39 HiFi, whole genome shotgun sequence, the proteins below share one genomic window:
- the LOC140036654 gene encoding squamosa promoter-binding protein 1-like — translation MEASKAEGKRSMKQVAAEEDGDDDEDVGEESKKRRALTLSGEKATGISGSIQPSCQVDDCSADMKDSKPYHRRHKVCEHHSKAPIVLVAGVRQRFCQQCSRFHDLSEFDEAKRSCRRRLAGHNERRRKSSYDSRGEG, via the exons ATGGAAGCAAGCAAAGCAGAAGGGAAGAGGAGCATGAAACAGGTGGCGGCGGAGGAGGATggagatgatgatgaagatgttgGGGAGGAGAGTAAGAAGAGAAGAGCATTGACCCTCTCCGGCGAAAAGGCCACCGGCATATCAGGGTCAATCCAACCTTCTTGTCAAGTTGATGACTGCTCTGCTGATATGAAGGATTCCAAGCCATATCATCGTCGCCACAAGGTCTGTGAGCATCACTCCAAGGCCCCAATTGTCCTCGTTGCCGGAGTCAGGCAACGCTTCTGTCAGCAATGCAGCAG GTTTCATGATTTATCAGAGTTTGACGAAGCTAAGAGGAGTTGTCGCAGACGCCTGGCAGGCCACAATGAACGTCGCCGCAAAAGCTCTTACGACTCCCGTGGAGAAGGGTAA
- the LOC140036653 gene encoding mitochondrial arginine transporter BAC1-like isoform X1, producing MGESSGYKEYVAGMWAGVATVIVGHPFDTVKVKLQKHNTAANGIKYKNGLHCTARILKTEGVQGLYRGATSSFLGMAFESSLAFGIYSQTKQLLQGGFHSDKPQPQAIIPAGAFAGSIISSILCPTELVKCRMQVQGTDSLISYSSRYNSPLDCAIKTVKAEGPTGIFRGGYTTLLRESLGNASFFTTYEYVRYYMHLQLKDASPHQTHLIDVGIGIMSGGLGGIACWCVVLPFDVAKTIIQTTPDKISTRNPFQVLTSIYRRSGLRGCYAGLGPTVVRAFPANAAAIVTWELAVKMLGIMHD from the exons ATGGGGGAGAGTTCAGGGTATAAAGAATATGTGGCAGGTATGTGGGCAGGCGTTGCAACTGTCATTGTTGGTCATCCTTTTGACACTGTCAAG GTCAAGCTCCAAAAGCACAATACAGCAGCTAACGGGATAAAGTACAAGAATGGCCTGCATTGTACTGCTAGAATACTGAAGACTGAAGGA GTTCAAGGTCTCTATCGAGGTGCAACGTCTTCTTTTCTGGGAATGGCTTTTGAAAGTTCACTTGCTTTTGGCATTTACTCTCAAACAAAACAGCTCCTGCAG GGCGGATTTCATAGTGATAAGCCGCAGCCTCAGGCGATTATTCCTGCTGGAGCTTTTGCTGGATCTATTATTAGTTCTATACTCTGTCCAACGGAGCTTGTGAAG TGTAGGATGCAAGTTCAAGGCACAGATTCCTTGATCTCATATTCCAGTAGATACAATAGTCCTCTTGACTGTGCCATTAAAACAGTAAAAGCTGAGGGG CCTACAGGCATTTTTCGGGGAGGATACACAACCTTGCTTAGAGAATCGTTGGGTAATGCATCTTTCTTTACCACTTATGAATATGTTCGCTACTACATGCACTTGCAACTGAAAGATGCTTCCCCTCATCAGACCCACTTGATTGATGTGGGAATCGGGATAATGAGTGGTGGTCTTGGTGGTATAGCA TGCTGGTGTGTTGTCCTTCCTTTTGATGTTGCAAAAACCATTATACAGACTACCCCTGATAAAATCTCTACAAGAAATCCATTTCAGGTCTTAACCTCG ATTTACAGGAGATCCGGGCTTAGAGGATGCTACGCGGGACTGGGTCCTACTGTGGTAAGGGCATTTCCTGCTAATGCTGCTGCAATTGTCACATGGGAGCTAGCTGTGAAAATGTTGGGGATCATGCATGACTAG
- the LOC140036653 gene encoding mitochondrial arginine transporter BAC1-like isoform X2, translated as MAFESSLAFGIYSQTKQLLQGGFHSDKPQPQAIIPAGAFAGSIISSILCPTELVKCRMQVQGTDSLISYSSRYNSPLDCAIKTVKAEGPTGIFRGGYTTLLRESLGNASFFTTYEYVRYYMHLQLKDASPHQTHLIDVGIGIMSGGLGGIACWCVVLPFDVAKTIIQTTPDKISTRNPFQVLTSIYRRSGLRGCYAGLGPTVVRAFPANAAAIVTWELAVKMLGIMHD; from the exons ATGGCTTTTGAAAGTTCACTTGCTTTTGGCATTTACTCTCAAACAAAACAGCTCCTGCAG GGCGGATTTCATAGTGATAAGCCGCAGCCTCAGGCGATTATTCCTGCTGGAGCTTTTGCTGGATCTATTATTAGTTCTATACTCTGTCCAACGGAGCTTGTGAAG TGTAGGATGCAAGTTCAAGGCACAGATTCCTTGATCTCATATTCCAGTAGATACAATAGTCCTCTTGACTGTGCCATTAAAACAGTAAAAGCTGAGGGG CCTACAGGCATTTTTCGGGGAGGATACACAACCTTGCTTAGAGAATCGTTGGGTAATGCATCTTTCTTTACCACTTATGAATATGTTCGCTACTACATGCACTTGCAACTGAAAGATGCTTCCCCTCATCAGACCCACTTGATTGATGTGGGAATCGGGATAATGAGTGGTGGTCTTGGTGGTATAGCA TGCTGGTGTGTTGTCCTTCCTTTTGATGTTGCAAAAACCATTATACAGACTACCCCTGATAAAATCTCTACAAGAAATCCATTTCAGGTCTTAACCTCG ATTTACAGGAGATCCGGGCTTAGAGGATGCTACGCGGGACTGGGTCCTACTGTGGTAAGGGCATTTCCTGCTAATGCTGCTGCAATTGTCACATGGGAGCTAGCTGTGAAAATGTTGGGGATCATGCATGACTAG